The segment aaaattaaaaaagactGACATGGCACAATCTGGCGAGGCCATTTAATTTGGCTCTACTAGAAAaatagttaatttttttgaagtccttccatattttcaaaaattttagtattttcttGGTATTTATACAAATGACGTCATTCTACATGGCTccactaaaaaattaattttttatacttCCTGCTGCTGTGGCAAGTTGGTGGCGTTATATAATTTAGCTTCGCCAACTTTTACTATAGATTTCAGGTCATTTTGGTGTTTAATTAAAAAAGTGGGTCATTTTGatacttaattaaaattaaagggTTATTTTGATAAAAAGGCCCCTCAGTTCCCTTTTCTTATACGCTTTCAAAATTCAATGTGGAAGACGAGTGAGTCACTTTGAATATGGAAGAACAACAAAACAATTCTTTTTTTTAATGGAAAACCCGAAAAGTCTTTGGTCAAAGCTTGGGCTACCATGGTGTTTTTtgttacataaaataaataaaaaaactcatGGAAGAAAAGACCTGTAATACTAACTGTTAATGGCTGACTCCAATATTGTCAAGAAAAACATGGCAACCATGAGAAAATTTCCATTTATCTCCTTGCTTGTTTTTTCATGCTTTTACTTGCAGGTTTACAATGGAAGAGTTTCAGCCACTGATACCCTTTTCCAAGGGCAAAACATGACAGCCTCAGGTCAGTTAACATCTTACGGAAATGCTTTTGAATTAGGGTTCTTTTCACTAGGATCAACAAATGTATATTTGGTGATTCGGATGAAGAATGTTGCAACCAAGGATATTGTGTGGGTTGCCAATAGAGACCTTCCTTTCACTGGTTCATCTACGATTCTCACCATCAATGATGATGGATGCCTTGTGATTGCGAATGGCAGAGCAACTTATAGAGTGAGTGATGATCCATCATCAAGCCAAAACGTGAGTGCAACGCTGTTGGATTCTGGGAATTTGGTTCTAAGAGATGGGAATATGGATATACTATGGCAGAGCTTTGATTACCCTTCAAACACTTTTTTGCCTGGGATGAAGTTTGGTTACAATAATAAAACTGGAAAAGTTTGGTCCTTAACATCTTGGTTAGATCAAGCGGACCCAAATAAAGGGAATTTTGAGCTGAAAATGGATCCTAAAAAATCAAATGGAGTGTTCCTCATGAGGGGTACTGAAATATTATGGATGAGTGGGCCTTGGAATGGGTATGGTTTTGCTTTCATGCCTGAAATGCTTTCGCCCTACATCTTCAACTACTTCAACTACAGCATGTATAGTGATGAAAACGAAACATATTTTTCGTATTCAGTGTATAATTCTTCTGTTATAACTAGATTCATCATCGATGTCACCGGACATATGAGAGAACTTGTGTGGTTTGAAGAGTCTCAACAATGGATGTCGATTTGGTTTGAACCAGGACAATTTTGTGAGGTTTTAAACTCTTGTGGCCCATTCAGCAGCTGCAGTGAGGATACCACCAGTTGCAGGTGCTTGCGGGGTTTTTATCCATCGGGAAAGCAACATGGCCAGGATGGTGGATGTATGAGGAGAGTGGCCCTAACATGTGGGAATGGAGATAATAGGGACATGTTCTTCAGGATGAATGATGTGAGGTATCCTGTAAGTTCAACTCAGAAAatcaattcatcatataattTCCCATCAGGCCCTCAAGTTTCAAACTCCGACGCAAAAGCATGCAGAGAAGCTTGCTTGAGTAATTGCACCTGCAGTGCATATGCATATAACACAAGTGGCCTTTGCTTGAGGTGGCACGGTGACATTCTTGGTCTCGAACAACTGTCAGCAAAGGATCCAAATGGACGTACAATCTTCATCAAACTTGCAGCTTCTGAATTTGACAATGGAAGAGGTACTTgttacaaacttttaactaaattGATCATTAAATTGTTTCACTTTCTTACTTTCTCATAATCGAGTACTAGGAGCCAATTGGTACCTATGGATAATTGCAATTTCTATTGTTTTACTGGTGTTTCTTCCTTCATCTTACATTGTTATTCGGCGGAAGAAGCGTTTTAAAAACAAAGGTAATTTGTTTTGTGTCGGCCTTTGTGAATTGATTCGTAAACTCGTTCGGTATGCGAAGGGATGTACTTACATATGCAGACCTCTCTGTCTTTGGAAACAGGGGACAGAGAAGATCCAAGCCAGGATATACTACTCTTTGATATGGAGATGAGCATCACAACGAGTAGCAGTGATTTTTCGGGTTCCGAAAACCCCAGAAAACGGAAGAGGAAGGATGCCCCATTTCCACTGTTTAGCTTTGATAGTGTATCGCTAGCTACTGATAACTTCTCCTCGGAGAATAAGCTGGGAGAAGGGGGATTTGGACCTGTTTATAAGGTATGAAGTCTATACATTTTAAGACTATTACCAGAAATGGAGTTCAGGTTCGAAATATTTTGATTGCAGGGAAAACTATTAAATGGACAAGAAATAGCAGTGAAAAGGCTTTCGAAACGGTCCGGGCAAGGTCTCGAAGAGTTAAAAAATGAGACGATGCTTATAGCAAAGCTTCAACATAGGAACCTTGTTAGACTATTGGGTTGCTGTTTAGAACAAGGAGAAAAGATTTTGAtctatgagttcatgcctaacaAAAGCTTGGATTCATTTCTTTTCGGTTTGCGGTTTCTGAATCCTTAAagctgcctttttttttttttctttccaagaTTTGCTTTTGATATGcaatatttttgttaatttgtAACAGGTTCAAACAGTGAAGGATTACTAGATTGGGGAACACGAGTTCGAATAATCGAGGGGATTGCGCAAGGTCTGCTGTATCTTCACCAATATTCGAGATTAAGGATCATACATCGAGATCTTAAGGCAAGCAATATCCTTTTAGACGGTGAAATGAACCCGAAAATATCAGATTTTGGGTTGGCAAGAATGTTTGGTGCTGACAAGTTACAAGCGAATACTAATAGGATTGTAGGAACTTAGTAAGTGAAATTTGAAATCTCCATGACTTACAATATTGTCTGCTAGTTTAAGTCTCTTTCACTGAAGAATCTAATCAACTTTtgtatgaaataatgaaaatatagTGGTTATATGTCGCCTGAGTATGCTATGGAAGGCCTTTTCTCCATTAAATCCGACGTATTCAGCTTCGGTGTGCTGCTGTTGGAGATAGTGAGTGGCAAGAAGAGCACTGGCTTTTACCATAGCAGTTCTCTTAATCTAATTGGACATGCGAGTGACAAGCTTTCTCCATTAAACCGAAACTTGATACTCTCATTCGAGTctgagtaattttttttttttttcattttatctcGAGTTTCACATTCAAACTTCTTGGTTTTACTTCAGGCATGGGAATTGTGGAAAGGAGATAGAGTTATTGAGTTGATGGATACTAAATTGGAAGACCAAGTTTCATATCCTATGCTGCACAGATACACTAATGTGGCTCTTCTTTGTGTTCAAGAAATGGCAGCTGATAGACCGACAATGTCGGAAGTTGTTTCCATGCTTACCAATGAGCTCACAGTTCTAAAATCTCCCAAAAAGCCTGCTTTCTCTAATGCAAGGAGTACGACAAATAGTTCAAATCAGCCTGAAAAATTTTCAGTAAATGACGTCACAGTTTCGTTAATGGAACCTCGATAGTTATTTTAGATTATAGCTCATGTAACACCTGCCATCGAGAAATTTTTGAAAGTCCCACTTAAAAAGCTTAAGTAAAACAGGTGCAGTTCAAATGCTTGGTTCCTAGTCTTGTCCATTAGAAGCCCTCTTTGCTATGAATGTACTTGTGTTACTTAAGAATTGGATATTGC is part of the Gossypium arboreum isolate Shixiya-1 chromosome 5, ASM2569848v2, whole genome shotgun sequence genome and harbors:
- the LOC108453583 gene encoding LOW QUALITY PROTEIN: G-type lectin S-receptor-like serine/threonine-protein kinase At4g27290 (The sequence of the model RefSeq protein was modified relative to this genomic sequence to represent the inferred CDS: substituted 1 base at 1 genomic stop codon), which gives rise to MADSNIVKKNMATMRKFPFISLLVFSCFYLQVYNGRVSATDTLFQGQNMTASGQLTSYGNAFELGFFSLGSTNVYLVIRMKNVATKDIVWVANRDLPFTGSSTILTINDDGCLVIANGRATYRVSDDPSSSQNVSATLLDSGNLVLRDGNMDILWQSFDYPSNTFLPGMKFGYNNKTGKVWSLTSWLDQADPNKGNFELKMDPKKSNGVFLMRGTEILWMSGPWNGYGFAFMPEMLSPYIFNYFNYSMYSDENETYFSYSVYNSSVITRFIIDVTGHMRELVWFEESQQWMSIWFEPGQFCEVLNSCGPFSSCSEDTTSCRCLRGFYPSGKQHGQDGGCMRRVALTCGNGDNRDMFFRMNDVRYPVSSTQKINSSYNFPSGPQVSNSDAKACREACLSNCTCSAYAYNTSGLCLRWHGDILGLEQLSAKDPNGRTIFIKLAASEFDNGRGANWYLWIIAISIVLLVFLPSSYIVIRRKKRFKNKGDREDPSQDILLFDMEMSITTSSSDFSGSENPRKRKRKDAPFPLFSFDSVSLATDNFSSENKLGEGGFGPVYKGKLLNGQEIAVKRLSKRSGQGLEELKNETMLIAKLQHRNLVRLLGCCLEQGEKILIYEFMPNKSLDSFLFGSNSEGLLDWGTRVRIIEGIAQGLLYLHQYSRLRIIHRDLKASNILLDGEMNPKISDFGLARMFGADKLQANTNRIVGTYGYMSPEYAMEGLFSIKSDVFSFGVLLLEIVSGKKSTGFYHSSSLNLIGHASDKLSPLNRNLILSFESEXFFFFFILSRVSHSNFLVLLQAWELWKGDRVIELMDTKLEDQVSYPMLHRYTNVALLCVQEMAADRPTMSEVVSMLTNELTVLKSPKKPAFSNARSTTNSSNQPEKFSVNDVTVSLMEPR